One genomic region from Solwaraspora sp. WMMD792 encodes:
- a CDS encoding PASTA domain-containing protein encodes MADRPRDPAEDGSAGRDAGDYTSQLPRPVDPWATRAGGPADQAGESTGQSDQPPGRPGTPGGDPGATVADQGGHPGSTAPDLPADSAAGGAREPAWSGRAGVPVRPAAGGGGTGDWPGPGGGTEGGGRPWWLPILIGVLVLLLVALVGLVIWWASTLDDSTDPGGPTPTAAPTATVPTSQPETEQPEPTEEQPEPTEEQTSEAPLVVVPTLTGLSLADARAELDERDLVYRLEQRGSDQPAGTVLETDPPAGTEVPPGTEILLVIAATNTEPTGPADPTGAAEPTGEPGDGDED; translated from the coding sequence ATGGCCGACAGACCGAGGGATCCTGCGGAGGACGGCTCGGCAGGGCGTGACGCCGGGGACTACACCAGCCAACTGCCCCGGCCGGTCGACCCCTGGGCGACCAGGGCCGGTGGGCCAGCTGACCAGGCCGGCGAGTCGACCGGTCAGTCCGACCAGCCGCCCGGTCGGCCCGGCACACCGGGCGGCGACCCGGGCGCGACGGTCGCCGACCAGGGCGGGCACCCCGGCTCGACCGCACCCGACCTTCCGGCGGATTCCGCCGCCGGTGGTGCCCGGGAGCCGGCGTGGTCCGGCCGGGCCGGGGTCCCGGTGCGCCCGGCGGCGGGCGGCGGCGGCACCGGCGACTGGCCGGGACCGGGCGGCGGTACGGAAGGCGGCGGCCGGCCGTGGTGGCTGCCGATCCTGATCGGTGTTCTGGTGCTGCTGCTGGTCGCGTTGGTCGGCCTGGTGATCTGGTGGGCCAGCACGCTGGACGACTCCACGGATCCGGGCGGGCCGACGCCGACGGCGGCGCCGACCGCGACGGTGCCGACCTCGCAGCCGGAGACGGAGCAGCCCGAGCCGACCGAGGAGCAGCCGGAGCCGACCGAGGAGCAGACCAGTGAGGCGCCGCTGGTGGTCGTACCGACGCTGACCGGGCTGTCGCTGGCGGACGCCCGTGCCGAGCTCGACGAGCGCGACCTGGTCTACCGGCTGGAACAGCGCGGCTCGGACCAGCCGGCCGGCACGGTGCTCGAGACCGATCCGCCGGCCGGGACGGAGGTGCCGCCCGGCACCGAGATCCTGTTGGTGATCGCCGCGACCAACACCGAGCCGACGGGTCCGGCTGACCCGACCGGGGCGGCCGAGCCGACCGGGGAGCCGGGCGACGGAGACGAGGACTGA
- a CDS encoding helix-turn-helix transcriptional regulator, whose protein sequence is MTERRSPTVRRRRLGAELRRRREGAKVTIDAVAERLECSASKVSRIETGHTTATPRDVRDMLEIYGVTGVEAEELVQIAREARQKGWWHPYSTVLTGAYVGFEAAARSVRAYEQQVVPGLLQTADYAQAMIRSARPDITDEEVAHRVHVRLKRQSLLTQEDQIDVWAVLDEAVLSRPVGGDAVMRAQLHRLVEAADLPNVTLQVLPFEVGAHAGMDGTFTILDFPEPSDADVVYAENATGGLFLEKTEELRKYIFIFDHIRAAALTPEESVAMIAKRAKEPLWTSRSRGFG, encoded by the coding sequence GTGACCGAGCGTCGAAGCCCAACCGTCCGTCGCCGCCGTCTCGGCGCCGAACTGCGCCGGCGGCGGGAAGGCGCGAAAGTCACGATCGATGCGGTGGCCGAACGACTGGAGTGCTCCGCCTCCAAGGTCTCCCGGATCGAGACGGGACACACCACCGCGACTCCGCGGGACGTCCGCGACATGCTGGAGATCTACGGCGTGACCGGTGTCGAGGCCGAGGAGCTGGTGCAGATTGCCCGGGAGGCTCGGCAGAAGGGCTGGTGGCATCCGTACTCCACGGTGCTCACCGGCGCGTATGTCGGCTTCGAGGCGGCGGCTCGGTCGGTCCGGGCGTACGAGCAGCAGGTGGTTCCCGGTCTGCTGCAGACCGCCGACTACGCCCAGGCGATGATCCGCTCGGCCCGGCCCGACATCACCGACGAAGAAGTTGCCCACCGCGTCCATGTCCGACTGAAGCGTCAGTCGTTACTGACTCAGGAAGATCAGATCGATGTATGGGCGGTGCTCGATGAGGCTGTGTTGAGTCGGCCGGTCGGCGGCGACGCGGTGATGCGCGCCCAACTGCACCGCCTCGTCGAGGCGGCGGATCTGCCGAACGTGACCCTGCAGGTCCTTCCGTTCGAGGTGGGGGCACACGCGGGGATGGACGGGACGTTCACCATCCTCGACTTTCCGGAGCCCAGCGACGCGGACGTGGTCTACGCGGAGAACGCCACCGGTGGGCTCTTCCTGGAGAAGACCGAAGAACTACGCAAATACATATTTATTTTCGATCACATACGCGCGGCGGCGCTCACTCCCGAGGAGTCCGTCGCGATGATCGCTAAACGCGCGAAGGAGCCATTGTGGACATCGAGGTCAAGGGGCTTCGGGTAG
- a CDS encoding DUF397 domain-containing protein → MDIEVKGLRVDLTRAAWRKSSRSGPNCDNCVEIAFVDQAIAVRDSKNPTGPVLIFTSDEWDAFLGGARDGEFDLD, encoded by the coding sequence GTGGACATCGAGGTCAAGGGGCTTCGGGTAGACCTGACCCGTGCGGCCTGGCGAAAGAGCTCGCGCAGCGGGCCGAACTGCGACAACTGCGTGGAGATCGCGTTCGTCGACCAGGCCATCGCGGTTCGCGACTCGAAGAACCCGACCGGGCCGGTCCTGATCTTCACCTCCGACGAGTGGGACGCCTTCCTCGGCGGTGCCCGGGACGGCGAATTCGACCTGGACTGA
- a CDS encoding helix-turn-helix domain-containing protein — MSPDHAPDQSRVGFDELLRSRRLAVGLTQAELAAVAGVGVRTVRDLERARTARPQRTTVDLLVAALGLTGEDRAEFHAAARGRPAEPRPTIPRQLTPALATTAFPAGPPSEAAGDIETLVGPGRSRGVPLPGELIGRDCDVADLVGLLTAGPGAGAGLISLVGLAGVGKTSLALAVAAEVTDRYPGGTGGIVVTEGSTVSDVLTATATVFGVGRVNDLAARLADGPALLLVDAVERAPVAMADALHWLTRTAPSLQVVATGRHPVGLPGERVWPVTPLEVPPADTEADLATVAGYPAARLFLARLRQVRREPVHPGEVGALVGLVRRLGGLPLAIELAAARGRALDLNEIFNRYGDRLLDLAVPPPSREAVAVTLRDAVAASYALLTPAERRGVRRLSVFRNRWSVELAEGMLAEDPVQPDVGQLDIGQPDMSRSDQDGRVDPVPFLDRLMSLGLLGARGAGPYRFRLIDVVRDLATERAAAHGELSAIRRRHAVLFARLAERAAVDLAGPKLVTVVSRLDEVASDLWAALAHSANDDPHTALRLAAALPRWWRFRGRDVAGRRWLRRLLDDPQLADADLAIRAWAQIGVAQLALEHDAGPQELPAVRSALATFIELGETSGELAARTVLSAACLAAGRFDEARAHSEAVLALAGRIGRIREMTLAQHALARHEIRSGDLRAARRRLAAVDRLAARSGEDRLRLLARANLAEVARLEGRYARAADLGRRVLAALTAVGDPSHRRQVLGIVGLALAQDGRLAEAADALTELRGQVMPVEMVDRPVHHADHAGPDDDPRCALIEATLAARRGERELAMEWYAVAARSLGNGPEPRDALEAMVGLVVHAETAVSRAAARDRLAAACHSAGITLLPRERDAVGQG; from the coding sequence ATGAGTCCGGATCATGCTCCTGACCAGAGCAGGGTCGGGTTCGACGAACTACTCCGCAGCCGACGGCTGGCCGTCGGCCTGACCCAGGCGGAGCTCGCCGCGGTGGCCGGGGTCGGCGTGCGTACCGTCCGGGACCTGGAACGGGCCCGTACCGCCCGCCCGCAGCGGACCACGGTCGATCTGCTCGTCGCCGCGCTCGGCCTGACCGGAGAGGACCGGGCCGAGTTTCACGCGGCGGCGCGGGGCCGGCCGGCCGAGCCGCGTCCGACGATCCCGCGCCAGCTGACCCCCGCACTCGCCACCACGGCGTTCCCGGCCGGGCCGCCCAGCGAGGCTGCCGGCGACATCGAGACGTTGGTCGGGCCCGGCCGTAGCCGGGGCGTCCCGCTGCCCGGCGAGCTGATCGGCCGCGACTGCGACGTGGCCGACCTCGTCGGCCTGCTGACTGCGGGACCCGGTGCCGGGGCAGGGCTGATCAGCCTGGTCGGACTGGCCGGAGTCGGCAAGACCAGCCTGGCGCTCGCGGTCGCCGCCGAGGTGACCGACCGGTACCCGGGCGGCACCGGTGGCATCGTCGTCACCGAAGGCTCCACCGTCAGTGACGTACTGACCGCCACCGCCACCGTCTTCGGCGTCGGGCGGGTCAACGATCTGGCGGCCCGGCTCGCCGACGGCCCGGCACTGCTGCTGGTCGACGCGGTGGAACGGGCGCCGGTGGCGATGGCCGACGCGCTGCACTGGCTGACCCGTACCGCGCCGTCGCTGCAGGTGGTGGCGACCGGCCGGCACCCGGTCGGGCTCCCCGGTGAACGGGTCTGGCCGGTCACGCCGCTGGAGGTGCCGCCGGCCGACACCGAGGCCGACCTGGCCACGGTCGCCGGCTACCCGGCGGCGCGGCTCTTCCTGGCCCGGCTCCGGCAGGTACGCCGGGAACCGGTGCACCCCGGCGAGGTCGGCGCGCTGGTCGGGCTCGTCCGGCGGCTCGGCGGGCTGCCGCTGGCCATCGAGCTGGCCGCCGCCCGGGGGCGGGCGCTCGACCTGAACGAGATCTTCAACCGGTACGGCGACCGGCTGCTCGACCTGGCCGTGCCACCACCCAGCAGGGAAGCCGTGGCGGTGACCCTGCGCGACGCGGTCGCGGCAAGCTACGCGCTGCTCACGCCCGCCGAGCGGCGCGGCGTACGTCGGCTCTCGGTGTTCCGCAACCGGTGGTCGGTCGAGCTGGCCGAGGGGATGCTCGCCGAGGATCCGGTCCAGCCGGATGTTGGGCAACTCGACATCGGCCAGCCCGACATGAGCCGGTCGGATCAGGACGGTCGGGTCGACCCGGTGCCGTTCCTCGACCGGCTCATGTCGTTGGGGCTGCTCGGTGCCCGGGGCGCGGGTCCGTACCGGTTCCGGCTGATCGACGTGGTGCGGGACCTGGCCACCGAGCGGGCCGCCGCACACGGCGAACTGTCGGCGATCCGGCGGCGGCACGCCGTGCTGTTCGCGCGGCTCGCCGAGCGGGCGGCGGTCGACCTGGCCGGGCCGAAGCTGGTCACCGTCGTCAGTCGGCTCGACGAGGTGGCCAGTGACCTGTGGGCCGCGCTCGCCCACTCCGCCAACGACGACCCGCACACCGCCCTGCGGCTGGCCGCCGCCCTGCCCCGGTGGTGGCGGTTCCGGGGGCGCGACGTGGCCGGCCGGCGCTGGCTGCGCCGGCTGCTCGACGACCCGCAGTTGGCCGACGCGGACCTGGCGATCCGGGCCTGGGCCCAGATCGGCGTGGCCCAGCTCGCGCTGGAGCACGACGCCGGTCCGCAGGAACTGCCGGCCGTCCGGTCGGCGCTGGCCACCTTCATCGAGCTCGGGGAGACGTCGGGTGAGCTGGCCGCGCGTACCGTGCTCAGCGCCGCCTGCCTGGCCGCCGGTCGGTTCGACGAGGCGCGGGCGCACTCCGAGGCGGTGCTCGCCCTGGCCGGCCGGATCGGCCGGATCCGGGAGATGACGCTCGCCCAGCACGCGTTGGCCCGGCACGAGATCCGGTCGGGTGACCTCCGGGCCGCCCGACGCCGGCTGGCGGCGGTCGACCGGCTCGCGGCCAGGTCCGGCGAGGACCGGTTGCGGCTGCTGGCCCGGGCCAACCTGGCCGAGGTGGCCAGGTTGGAGGGCCGGTACGCGCGGGCAGCCGACCTGGGACGCCGGGTGTTGGCGGCGTTGACCGCCGTCGGTGATCCGAGTCATCGGCGGCAGGTGTTGGGCATCGTCGGGCTGGCGCTGGCCCAGGACGGCCGCCTCGCGGAAGCGGCCGACGCCCTGACCGAGCTCCGTGGTCAGGTGATGCCGGTGGAGATGGTGGACCGGCCGGTCCACCATGCCGACCACGCCGGGCCGGACGACGATCCCCGGTGCGCGTTGATCGAGGCGACCCTCGCGGCGCGGCGCGGGGAACGGGAGCTGGCGATGGAGTGGTACGCCGTGGCGGCCCGTTCGCTGGGCAACGGCCCGGAGCCGCGGGACGCGTTGGAGGCGATGGTGGGGCTGGTGGTGCACGCCGAGACGGCGGTGTCGCGGGCTGCGGCCCGGGACCGGTTGGCGGCGGCCTGCCACAGTGCCGGGATCACGCTGCTTCCCCGGGAACGGGACGCGGTGGGTCAGGGCTGA
- a CDS encoding acyl-CoA dehydrogenase family protein produces the protein MDFRLTDEQEALRESVREFAREAIAPVIGDYYRRHAFPYDIVRQMGKMGLFGLPFPEEYGGMGGDYFALCLVLEELARVDSSVAITLEAAVSLGAMPIYRFGTPEQRERWLPQLISGEALAGFGLTEPGFGSDAGGTATRAVLDGDHWVINGSKAFITNSGTDITSLVTVTAVTGTRPDGSKELSTIIVPAGTPGFTVAPGYSKVGWCASDTHELTFDDCRVPADNLLGERGRGFAQFLRILDEGRIAIAALAVGLAQGCVDESVRYAGQRRAFGQLIGGYQAIQFKIADMEVRAHTARLAYYDAAARMLAGDQFKRQAAVAKLHASECAVQNAREATQIHGGYGFMNEFPVARFWRDAKILEIGEGTSEIQRMIIARDLGLADA, from the coding sequence ATGGACTTCAGGCTGACCGACGAGCAGGAGGCGCTGCGGGAGAGTGTCCGCGAGTTCGCCCGCGAGGCGATCGCGCCGGTGATCGGTGACTACTACCGGCGGCACGCCTTCCCGTACGACATCGTCCGCCAGATGGGCAAGATGGGGCTGTTCGGGTTGCCGTTCCCGGAGGAGTACGGCGGGATGGGCGGCGACTACTTCGCGCTCTGTCTGGTGCTGGAGGAGCTGGCCCGGGTCGATTCCAGTGTGGCGATCACCCTGGAGGCGGCGGTCTCGCTCGGCGCGATGCCGATCTACCGGTTCGGCACCCCCGAGCAGCGCGAGCGGTGGCTGCCGCAGTTGATCAGCGGGGAGGCGTTGGCCGGATTCGGGTTGACCGAGCCGGGGTTCGGGTCCGACGCAGGGGGGACCGCCACCCGGGCGGTGCTCGACGGCGACCACTGGGTGATCAACGGTTCGAAGGCGTTCATCACCAACTCGGGTACCGACATCACCTCGCTGGTCACGGTCACCGCGGTGACCGGGACCAGACCGGACGGTTCGAAGGAACTGTCCACCATCATCGTGCCGGCCGGGACGCCGGGGTTCACCGTCGCGCCCGGCTACTCGAAGGTCGGCTGGTGCGCCTCGGACACCCACGAGTTGACGTTCGACGATTGTCGGGTTCCGGCCGATAATCTGCTGGGTGAGCGGGGTCGGGGGTTCGCGCAATTCCTCCGGATCCTCGACGAGGGGCGGATCGCGATCGCCGCCCTCGCGGTCGGCCTCGCGCAGGGGTGTGTCGACGAGTCCGTCCGGTACGCGGGTCAGCGCCGCGCATTCGGCCAGCTCATCGGCGGGTATCAGGCGATCCAATTCAAGATCGCGGACATGGAGGTACGGGCGCACACCGCTCGGCTGGCCTACTACGACGCGGCCGCCCGGATGCTCGCCGGGGACCAGTTCAAACGCCAGGCCGCGGTGGCGAAGCTGCACGCCAGCGAGTGCGCCGTGCAGAACGCCCGGGAGGCGACCCAGATCCACGGTGGTTACGGCTTCATGAACGAGTTCCCGGTCGCGCGTTTCTGGCGCGACGCGAAGATCCTGGAGATCGGCGAGGGCACCTCGGAGATCCAGCGAATGATCATCGCTCGTGATCTTGGACTTGCCGACGCTTGA
- a CDS encoding glutamate--cysteine ligase produces MGRDVGSRASFSREDRVRYRQKVRRCLDVFALMLDDFKFDADRPTTGLEIELNLVDPYAEPAMRNAEILANLADPTFQTELGQFNLELNARPRLIEADGFADYEADLQASLARAGDRAAKAEAAIILIGILPTLTPQHLVLNNISTNGRYRVLNEQIVAARGEDIRLDIRGVERLQAYTDSIAPEAGCTSVQFHLQVSPDNFANYWNASQAIAAVQVALGANAPYFYSKQLWAETRIVLFEQATDTRPDELKAQGVRPRVWFGERWITSIFDLFEENVRYFPPLLPICADEDPVEVLQAGGVPELSELRLHNGTVYRWNRPVYDIMHGRPHLRVENRVLPAGPTVVDMLANAAFYFGLARELAEADRPVWSQLSFGAAEENFHQAARRGIAAHMHWPQLGEIPVTDLVLDVLLPKAYAGLDRFGVSPQHRDRLLGIIEQRCRLRRNGAVWQTESVWRAEREQGLARPDALHQMLQRYAELQRSNEPVHTWPVD; encoded by the coding sequence ATGGGCAGGGATGTCGGTTCACGCGCGTCGTTCAGTCGGGAGGATCGCGTACGTTACCGGCAAAAAGTTCGCCGCTGCCTCGACGTCTTCGCGCTGATGCTCGACGACTTCAAGTTCGACGCCGACCGGCCGACGACCGGGCTGGAGATCGAGCTGAACCTGGTGGACCCGTACGCGGAGCCGGCGATGCGCAACGCGGAGATCCTGGCCAACCTCGCGGACCCCACCTTCCAGACCGAGCTGGGGCAGTTCAACCTCGAACTCAACGCGCGCCCGCGGCTGATCGAGGCCGACGGCTTCGCCGACTACGAAGCCGACCTGCAGGCCAGCCTCGCCCGCGCCGGTGACCGGGCGGCGAAGGCCGAGGCGGCCATCATCCTGATCGGCATCCTGCCCACCCTCACCCCACAGCACCTGGTGCTGAACAACATCTCCACCAACGGGCGCTACCGGGTGCTCAACGAGCAGATCGTCGCCGCCCGCGGGGAGGACATCCGGCTGGACATCCGGGGCGTGGAGCGGCTGCAGGCGTACACCGACTCGATCGCCCCGGAGGCCGGCTGCACCAGTGTGCAGTTCCACCTGCAGGTCTCCCCGGACAACTTCGCCAACTATTGGAACGCGTCCCAGGCCATCGCGGCGGTCCAGGTGGCGCTCGGTGCCAACGCGCCGTACTTCTACAGCAAACAGCTCTGGGCGGAGACCCGCATCGTGCTGTTCGAGCAGGCCACCGACACCCGGCCGGACGAGCTGAAGGCGCAGGGCGTACGGCCCCGGGTGTGGTTCGGTGAACGGTGGATCACCTCGATCTTCGACCTTTTCGAGGAGAATGTCCGGTACTTCCCGCCGTTGCTGCCGATCTGCGCCGACGAGGATCCGGTCGAGGTGCTGCAGGCCGGCGGCGTTCCCGAGCTCAGCGAGCTACGGCTGCACAACGGCACCGTCTACCGGTGGAACCGGCCGGTGTACGACATCATGCACGGTCGACCGCACCTGCGGGTGGAGAACCGGGTGCTGCCCGCCGGGCCGACCGTCGTCGACATGCTCGCCAACGCCGCCTTCTACTTCGGCCTGGCCAGGGAGCTCGCCGAGGCGGACCGCCCGGTGTGGAGCCAGCTGAGCTTCGGCGCGGCCGAGGAGAACTTCCACCAGGCGGCGCGGCGCGGGATCGCCGCACATATGCACTGGCCGCAGCTCGGCGAGATCCCGGTCACCGATCTGGTGTTGGACGTCCTGCTCCCCAAGGCGTACGCCGGTCTGGACCGGTTCGGGGTCTCGCCACAGCATCGCGACCGGCTGCTCGGCATCATCGAACAACGCTGTCGGTTGAGGCGCAACGGCGCGGTCTGGCAGACCGAGTCGGTCTGGCGGGCCGAGCGGGAGCAGGGCCTGGCCCGACCCGACGCGCTGCACCAGATGCTGCAGCGCTACGCCGAACTGCAACGCAGCAACGAACCGGTGCACACCTGGCCGGTCGACTGA
- a CDS encoding 3-ketoacyl-ACP reductase produces the protein MTAPARVAIVTGGSRGIGRGIVLSLAAAGYDVVVNYARNADAARQVGEQVEAMGRRALLVGADVSVSADRQRLVDQTVATFGRIDLLVNNAGVAPDVRADLLDATEESFDRLIDINLKGPYFLTQQVSRAMIGMVTAGTVTTPKIVIVSSISAYTASVNRGDYCVAKAGLAMTTQLYAARLAEHGINVYEIRPGIIATDMTGPVQAKYDDLIFNQGLTPIRRWGQPDDVGRAVVAVATDLLPFSTGQVIDVDGGFHLRTL, from the coding sequence GTGACCGCCCCCGCGCGGGTCGCCATCGTCACCGGCGGTTCGCGGGGCATCGGGCGCGGGATCGTGCTGTCGCTCGCCGCCGCCGGGTACGACGTCGTGGTCAACTATGCCCGCAACGCCGACGCGGCCCGCCAGGTCGGCGAGCAGGTCGAGGCGATGGGCCGCCGGGCGCTGCTGGTCGGCGCGGACGTGTCGGTCAGCGCGGACCGGCAACGGCTGGTCGATCAGACCGTGGCGACCTTCGGTCGGATCGATCTGCTGGTAAACAATGCCGGCGTCGCCCCGGACGTACGGGCGGACCTGCTCGACGCGACGGAGGAGTCCTTCGATCGGCTGATCGACATCAATCTGAAGGGTCCCTACTTTCTGACCCAGCAGGTCAGCCGAGCCATGATCGGCATGGTGACGGCCGGCACCGTCACCACGCCGAAGATCGTCATCGTCTCGTCGATCAGCGCCTACACGGCGAGCGTCAACCGGGGTGACTACTGCGTGGCCAAGGCCGGCCTGGCGATGACCACCCAGTTGTACGCCGCCCGCCTCGCCGAGCACGGCATCAACGTCTACGAGATCCGGCCCGGCATCATCGCCACCGACATGACCGGTCCGGTCCAGGCGAAGTACGACGATCTGATTTTCAACCAGGGGCTGACGCCGATCCGCCGGTGGGGTCAGCCGGACGACGTAGGGCGGGCCGTGGTGGCGGTCGCCACCGATCTGCTGCCGTTCAGCACCGGCCAGGTGATCGACGTCGACGGTGGCTTCCACCTGCGGACGCTGTAG
- a CDS encoding YceI family protein — protein MSTDQTTREWNGITIPTAGTYELDQAHRRVGFVARHMMVSKVRGEFTDATATITVAEDPLQSSVTAVLQAASINTGQADRDAHLRGGDFLDVEKFTTIEFRSTGIVSHSGNEFVLAGDLTVKDVTRPVELAVEFEGAGRSPFGQDIFGFTASTEIDREEFGLTWNVALETGGVLVGKKIKIEIEGEAIRQG, from the coding sequence ATGAGCACCGACCAGACCACCCGCGAGTGGAACGGCATCACCATCCCCACCGCCGGCACCTACGAGCTCGACCAGGCCCACCGGCGGGTCGGGTTCGTCGCCCGCCACATGATGGTCAGCAAGGTCCGCGGTGAGTTCACCGACGCCACCGCCACCATCACCGTCGCCGAGGACCCGCTGCAGTCGTCGGTCACCGCGGTGCTGCAGGCGGCCAGCATCAACACCGGGCAGGCCGACCGGGACGCCCACCTGCGCGGCGGCGACTTCCTCGACGTCGAGAAGTTCACCACCATCGAGTTCCGCAGCACCGGGATCGTCTCGCACAGCGGCAACGAGTTCGTGCTCGCCGGTGACCTGACGGTCAAGGACGTGACCCGGCCGGTGGAGCTCGCCGTCGAGTTCGAGGGCGCCGGCCGCAGCCCGTTCGGCCAGGACATCTTCGGTTTCACCGCCAGCACCGAGATCGACCGTGAGGAGTTCGGCCTGACCTGGAACGTCGCCCTGGAGACCGGCGGCGTGCTGGTCGGCAAGAAGATCAAGATCGAGATCGAGGGCGAAGCCATCCGTCAGGGGTGA
- a CDS encoding type II toxin-antitoxin system VapC family toxin — MIVVDASVLASVLIYSDDRGRKARAVLGRDPEWAAPEHWKVEVFSVMRGLALGGKITNETAARAVDRISRLGVDTVPIDDLLTRMWQVKANISAYDAPYVALAERRALTLVTADGKLARAASAYCRVELVA; from the coding sequence GTGATCGTCGTCGACGCATCGGTCCTCGCCAGTGTGCTCATCTACAGCGACGACCGTGGCCGCAAGGCCCGCGCCGTCCTGGGCCGAGACCCCGAGTGGGCGGCACCGGAGCACTGGAAGGTCGAGGTCTTCTCCGTCATGCGAGGGCTCGCCCTCGGCGGAAAGATCACCAACGAGACGGCGGCGCGGGCGGTCGACCGGATCAGCCGCCTCGGCGTCGACACCGTGCCGATCGACGATCTGCTCACCCGCATGTGGCAGGTCAAGGCGAACATCAGCGCGTACGACGCCCCCTACGTCGCCCTCGCAGAGCGCCGCGCACTGACGCTGGTGACCGCCGACGGCAAACTCGCCCGCGCGGCGAGCGCGTACTGCCGGGTCGAACTCGTCGCGTAG
- a CDS encoding DivIVA domain-containing protein, with translation MRRAPNAVGHLYGRPVRPSISPGLVRDRRFGDRTRRGCDPTEVRTFLHLVADELTALRAELAATRDENVRIKQALRDWQSQQFQQFQAGAGVTG, from the coding sequence GTGCGGCGGGCCCCGAACGCCGTCGGCCACTTGTACGGCAGGCCGGTGCGACCGTCAATAAGCCCCGGCCTGGTCCGCGACCGTCGGTTCGGCGACCGGACCCGGCGCGGCTGCGACCCCACCGAGGTACGCACGTTCCTGCACCTGGTCGCCGACGAGCTGACCGCCCTGCGCGCCGAACTGGCCGCCACCCGCGACGAGAACGTGCGGATCAAGCAGGCGTTGCGGGACTGGCAGTCACAGCAGTTCCAACAGTTCCAGGCAGGGGCGGGGGTGACGGGGTGA
- a CDS encoding MarR family transcriptional regulator, with protein sequence MTENLADDPRITAIGLLFEVHTGLAARFAAQFEEHGLSTVEFEVLMRLRRSAGHQLRMTDLAAQAALSTSGATRVVDRMVRDGLVCRRACPSDRRSSYAVLTRAGQQRLDDTLPGHLQLIDKWFTGQFAPAELTTLLDTLRRLRDAVHPQATAGSDEATAPVS encoded by the coding sequence GTGACCGAGAACCTCGCCGACGATCCCCGGATCACCGCGATCGGCCTCCTCTTCGAAGTCCACACCGGGCTCGCGGCCCGCTTCGCGGCGCAGTTCGAGGAGCACGGCCTGTCGACGGTCGAGTTCGAGGTGCTGATGCGGCTGCGCCGTTCCGCAGGTCACCAACTGCGGATGACCGACCTAGCCGCTCAGGCTGCGCTGTCCACCAGTGGCGCGACCCGGGTGGTCGACCGGATGGTGCGCGACGGGCTGGTCTGCCGGCGCGCCTGCCCATCCGACCGGCGCAGCTCGTACGCGGTGCTCACCCGGGCCGGTCAGCAACGCCTCGACGACACTCTCCCCGGTCACCTACAGCTGATCGACAAGTGGTTCACCGGTCAGTTCGCGCCTGCGGAGTTGACGACGCTGCTCGACACCCTCCGACGCCTTCGTGACGCGGTGCATCCGCAGGCAACCGCCGGCAGTGACGAAGCGACCGCGCCGGTGAGTTGA